The proteins below come from a single Zea mays cultivar B73 chromosome 8, Zm-B73-REFERENCE-NAM-5.0, whole genome shotgun sequence genomic window:
- the LOC103635030 gene encoding uncharacterized protein, whose protein sequence is MHFEPMQFLFWTRTLAASTNGPTLRSRTERDIVDEESENSYEESENPINDEVGRNNEEFGNFIGTLVRKNIPVSCEDWRLVDSKKKFELWTKVKEYYEVDESGIDYVITSAAKKWREFKADLKNKYFDETLSFEEFIAKRDERVKESDWEWLITYWMSPEAEVRTNRGRATRTPCEKR, encoded by the exons ACAAGGACATTAGCAGCTTCAACTAATGGACCTACTTTGCGATCAAGGACTGAAAGGGATATTGTTGATGAAGAATCTGAAAATAGTTACGAAGAATCTGAAAATCCCATCAATGATGAAG TTGGTAGGAACAACGAAGAGTTTGGTAATTTCATAGGAACTTTGGTGAGGAAAAATATCCCTGTTTCTTGTGAGGATTGGAGACTAGTTGATTCTAAAAAGAAGTTTGAGTTATGGACAAAAGTGAAG GAATACTATGAAGTGGATGAATCTGGTATAGATTATGTTATAACATCTGCAGCAAAAAAGTGGAGAGAGTTTAAGGCTGACCTAAAGAACAAATATTTTGATGAAACATTGAGTTTTGAAGAGTTTATTGCTAAAAGGGATGAAAGGGTGAAAGAATCTGATTGGGAGTGGTTGATAACTTATTGGATGTCTCCAGAAGCCGAG GTTCGTACAAACAGAG GCCGAGCAACAAGGACGCCCTGCGAGAAGAGATGA